The nucleotide window GCGATATCGACACGCTGTCGGGCCGGATCGCGCAAATCCGCACCTGGACCTTCGTCGCCAACCGGCCGGACTGGCTGTCCGACCCCGATCACTGGCAGGGGATCACCCGGGAGGTGGAAAATAAATTGTCCGATGCGCTGCATGAACGCCTTACGGAGCGTTTCGTTGACCGGCGGACCAGTGTATTGATGCGCCGCCTGCGGGAGAACTCAGTTTTGAATACGGAAATCGGCAAGACCGGCGAAGTGATTGTTGAAGGCCACACGATCGGCCGGCTCGATGGATTTACCTTTGCGCCCGATGCGGCGGAAGCCGGCTCGGACGCCAAGGCGCTGCAGGCCGCCGCCCAGCAGGTGCTGGCGAGCGAGATCGACGCGCGCGCCGGCAAGCTTGGCGCCGCGCCCGACGACCAGTTCGTGCTGACCTCTGACGGCACCATCCGTTGGACCGGAGATGCGGTGGCAAAGCTCGTTGCGGCCGACGACGCGCTGCATCCGCGCATCCGCATCATTGCCGACGAGCGGCTGTCCGGTGCGTCGCGCGAGGCGGTGCAAACGCGGCTCGATCTGTGGCTGAAGACGCATATCGAAAAGCTGTTGGGTCCGCTGTTCGGGCTGTCGAAGGCCGAGGACATCACCGGCATCGGGCGCGGCATCGCGTTCCAGCTCGTCGAAGCGCTCGGCGTGCTGGAGCGGAGCAAGATCGCGAGCGAGATGAAGGATCTCGACCAGGCCTCGCGCGCCAGCTTGCGCAAATACGGTGTGCGCTTCGGCGCCTATCACATCTATTTTCCGGGGCTCCTGAAGCCTGCAGCCCGTGCGCTGGCCTCGCTCTTGTGGGCCGAGAAGCAGGACAATGTCGATATGTCCGCGCTGTCGGGCGCGCAGCATCTGGCGAGCTCGGGCCGAACCTCGTTCCCGGTCGACAAGCAGCTCGCCCGCGATGCCTATCGCGTGCTCGGCTACCGTCAGTGCGGCGAGCGCGCGGTGCGCGTCGATATTCTGGAGCGGCTCGCCGATCTCATTCGTCCCGCGCTGGCCTGGCGCGAGACCTCGCCCGGCGAGAAGCCGGCCGGTGCGTTCGACGGCCGCGGCTTCGTGGTGACGCAGGCGATGACCTCGCTGACGGGATCCGCCGGCGAAGATTTCGCCTCGATCCTGCGCGCGCTCGGCTACCGCATGGACCGCCGCCCGCCATTGCCGCCAAAGCCGGCGCCGGAGGTGATCGTCGAGACGGTCTCCGCCGAAATGCCGCCGGTCGAGGCTGCTGCCGAAACCACGACGCAGACGCCAGCGGAGGAAGTCGCGGCCGAAGTGCCGGTGTCGAGCGAACCGGTATCGTCGGCGTCGCTGCTGCCCGAGGTCTCGCTGGCGCCTGCTGCCAGTGAGGAGCCGGCCGCTGCGGCTGAAGCCGCGCCCGCCGAAACCACGCCGGCGGAAGCCGCAATTCTCGACGCGCCTCCGGAACAGGAACCGGGAGAAGCGATCAGCGCTGCGGAGGCGGCGGCCGAACCCGAAACTGCTAGCGAAGCGCCTGCTGAAGCCGAAGCGCCTGCAGAATCCGCTGAAGCCAAGCCTGAAACGGAAGCCAAGTCTGAAACGGAAACCACGCCAGAGGCGAAATCCGAGACGCCGGCGGAGCCCGCGCTCGTCGAAGTCTGGCGGCCCGGCGGCCGTTCCGACGAGCGGCGTCCGCATCACGACCGCAACCGCCAGCGCCATCATCGCGCGGGCGAAGGCGCGCAAGCGGCAAGCGGCGAAGGAGAGGGCGCGCCGCGCGAGCAGCGTCATCGCCGCGGCCGTCGCCATGGCGAATTCAGAAAGCCCCGCGAGGGCGCACCGGCCGATGCTACGGCGACGCCGGCTGTCGAAGGCGCGCCCGCGGCTGAAGCGCGTCAGGACCGCCCGCAGCGCGAGCGCTTCGAGGGCAAGGGCCGCGACCGCGAGGAGCGCCGCGACAAGTTCGATCGCAACAAGGGCGAGCGCAAAGGTGGCCGCGACAAGGGCGAGCGCGGCGGCCGTGATTTCGGCGGACGCGACAAGGGCGGCCGCGACAAGCGCGATAGCGGTCCCTCGCACCGTCAATGGGCAACCAGTGCGAGCCCGCGTGATCGCGACCGGCCGGTCGATCCGAATTCGCCGTTTGCAAAACTGGCGGCGCTGAAGGAACAGCTCGCCGGCCGGAAGGAATAACCAAAGCGTTTTCAAGCGAAGTGGGTACCGGTTCGCGTCAAGAAAACGCGTCAAAATAAATTACGAGAGACTGATTGGAGCGGCAGCGTCTCGACAAATGGCTGTGGCATGCGCGGGTGGTGAAGGCCCGCACCTCGGCTGCCGCCCTCGTCGAGGCCGGTCACGTCCGCATCAACGGCGTGCGTGAAATGGCGCCGGGACATTCGGTGAAGGTTGGCGATGTGCTGACGATCGGGCTCGATCGCACCGTGCGCATCCTCAAAGTAGTCGGATTTTCCGAGCGGCGCGGCGATGCTGCAGCCGCGCGCGTGCTCTACGATGATTTGCAGAACGACAAACAATAACTATCTGGAAAGGGCTCGCGGGGACGCCTGAAAAACGGCCGCTAAGGGCCCGCTGCTTCCCTTGCGGCAGCGCACTGCATGCGCTACGCAAACCCCGGAAAACTGATCCGTTTCGGAGCGTTGGATGACTTACGTCGTCACTGAAGCCTGCATCAAGTGCAAATATACCGACTGCGTTGAGGTTTGCCCCGTCGATTGCTTCTACGAGGGCGAGAACATGCTGGTCATCCATCCCGACGAATGCATCGACTGTGGCGTCTGCGAACCCGAATGTCCTGCGGATGCCATCAAGCCCGACACCGAGCCGGGCCTGGAGAAGTGGCTCGAGGTCAACACCGAGTACGCCAAGAGCTGGCCCAACATCACCCAGAAGAAGGACGCCCCGCCGGACGCGAAAGAATTCGAAGGTGTCGAGGGCAAGTTCGAGAAATATTTTTCCAAGGAGCCCGGTGCCGGCGATTAAGCCTGTGGATAAGTTGAGGGTTCCTTGAGCCTTTTTTCGGCCGCAATCTGAACCGAACGCGGTTGCCGGATTTAACCCTGTTAGCCGACTTATGACGGAAACCGCCCCGTAAGGGCCCGGAACCCGGCGTAAATCATTGATTTTTGCGGAAAATGTGCTATATTGGGCACATTATAAGCCGATCCCGGCCATGCGTATCCTGTGGCCCCGGTGGGTTTCCGTAAAAACATCGAACAGGGGCGTGGCAGTTCCGCGCGCAGGCTGTGTCACAGAAAACGCGTAAAAAGAGTGCTTCCAAGACGACGAAAAAAGCCGCTCCGGCCAGCCGCAGCGCAACCAAAGGCCGTGCCAAGGCGTCCGTAAAGGATGCCAGGAAGGTTTCGGCCACAAAGTCCTCAAAGAACAAAAGAAGCGCAATGCCAGAAAAGACTGCCAAGACCGCCGCGAAAGCGACGGGTTCGAAGACCACTGCGTCGAAGGTTGCTGCCAAGGCTCCCGTCAAGACCCCTGTGAAGGCCGCTCCCCCGAAGGCCGTCGCGCCGAAGGCTCCTGCCAAGCCGGTCGCCGCCGCGCCGCGCGTCGAGGAACCGAAGAAGGTCGTGACCCAGCGTCAGGGCTTCAAGGCCAATGAATTCGTGGTCTATCCCGCTCACGGCGTCGGCCAGATCCTGGCCATTGAGGAGCAGGAGATCGCGGGTGCCAAGCTCGAGCTGTTCGTGATCAATTTCATGAAGGACAAGATGACGCTCCGCGTGCCGACCGCCAAGGTCGCCAATGTCGGCATGCGCAAGCTGTCCGAGCCGGCGCTGGTCAAGAAGGCGCTGGAGACGCTGAAGGGCCGCGCGCGCGTCAAGCGCACGATGTGGTCGCGCCGGGCGCAGGAGTACGAAGCGAAGATCAATTCGGGCGACATCGTCGCGATCGCCGAAGTGGTTCGCGATCTCTACCGCTCGGAATCGCAGCCCGAGCAGTCCTACAGCGAACGCCAGCTTTATGAAGCGGCGCTCGATCGGCTGTCGCGCGAAATCGCGGTCGTGCAGCATTCGACCGAGACCGAAGCGGTCAAGGAAATCGAAAGCCAGCTCGCCAAGAGCCCGCGCCGCGGCGCCAAGGCCGAGGCGACCGAAAGTGACGCTGAGGCCGACGAGGCCGATGTCGACGGCGACGACGCAGCCGTGGCGGATGAGGCTGCCTGAAAGAATCCCAAGGATTGAAACGAAAGGCCCGGTCGAAAGACCGGGCTTTTTGTTTGGGGGCATGGCTACAGCAGGCGATCTCCCGTCGCCCCTGCGAAAAGCAGCGGCCTATAGGCCGATATTTGCTGAGGCAAAAGGCGTCTGCCCGATGCCCTGCGACGAAGGCCGCGGCGTATGGATCCCGGAGCGCGCTTCCGCCTTCGCTCGTTGAGCTACGGCGGACAAGTCGCTTGTCCGGGACGACGAGAGGAGGGAATACGCTAAACCTTGCAGCCACTTACGCGGAAAGTGGCCCAATTTTCGACTTTTTGTGACCAGAATCGGGAGAGAACCTCCCGGCCGCATCCAGATCAACCGCAAGGGGGATTCGATGAAAGGGCAGGTTCAGAAAATCTTGTTCGCCGTTGTCATGGCCGCGCTGCTTCCAGTCAGCGCGCCGGCCGCGCAGGTTAGAGAGTGCAGCGCCGCGGTGCCCGCAAATCAGTCGGGGCATTGGTCCTGGCGCCTGATCGACGGACGCAAATGCTGGTACGCCGGCAAGACCGTGATTTCGAAATCGTTGTTGCGGTGGCCTGCCGCGGCGCCGGCGCAAGCCGAGCCCGAGGCCGCGCCCGTAAGCATCGCGACAGATAAGCGTAGCGAGCCCCTGGATGCGCAGGCGCGGATGCTCGAGGATGACAATAGTTTCGAGTCGCGGTGGCGTTCGCGTGTGACTATCGAGTAGGTATGGCTAAGCGAGCTTGATGTTCGCTTCCCTTCCCCACTTGTGGGAGAAGGTGCCCTCGCGAAGCGAGGGCGGATGAGGGTTCTCTCCGCGGAGACAGGCCCCTCATGAACTCAAGGGGAAGGCAGCGAAGAAGCGCAAGCGGGTCGAGATCCGGGTTCGCTTCGCGCCCTCAGATGCGCGAATTGCGCGTCGGAGATGACGCGCTTCGCGCGTCAATCCACCACGATCTTCACGCGATCGCGCGGCTTCACCTGGGCGTGCTGGTCGAGGCCGTTGAGGATGCGGAAGCGTTCGGCGGGGCGGTCGACGCCGGTCATGCGGTGGGACAGCGATTCCACGGTGTCGCCGGGCTGCACGGTGATGACCTTGATACGCAAGGGACGCGCGGCCTGGATTTCTTCCAGCGTCAGGCGGCGGAACGAGTTGACGGTCTCGCGCGCATTGCGCTCGCTTTCGGTGTTGCGCTGCTTGGCGGCGAAGATGAAGCGGTAGACGTCGCTGCCGTAGCGCAGCGCGTAGACCTTGAACTGCCACTGATCGCCGTTCGCCGAGGCCGAAGCCACCGGGAAACCGTTGATCATGAGGTCCTCGGTCGAGCCCTTGTCGACGCCTTCCATCCAGCCGGAATTGAGGTAGTCGGACAGCGACTGTTCGGCCGGCACGCGCACCACGTCGAAGCGCATCGCCTGCGTGCCGCCCTCGCGCACGCCGATCACGGCCTGCGCGGTGTTGTCGAGCGTGAACGTCTCGGGCGCGGCAAAGGTGAAGCCGAGTTTCGGGTGCAGGAAGCGGCGCCCGCGCACAAAGCCTTCACTGGGGTCTTCGCCGTAGACGATGTTGTCGATCGCGGCGAGATAGGTCTCGCGGTCGCGCTCGCCGCCCTGTGGCGAGGTATATTGCCGGGCGCTGGCCTGCGCGTTCTGCACGCGCTCGGGGGTTGCCGGATGCGAGGACAGGAAATCCTGCGCGCGCGGATCGAGCGAGGTCTTGCCGACCTTCAGCGCCGCATTGCGCTCCATCGCAGCGAGGAAGCGCGCCGCGCCGTAGGGGTCGAAACGGGCGCGGGCCGCAATGCTGACGCCGATGCCGTCGGCCTCGAATTCCTGCTGCCGCGAGAAGCTCGCCATGGTCAGCTTGGTCTTCGCGAGCGCCAGCGCCGTCAAATCCGGATCGTTGCTCATGTCGGTGACGACGCGCGTCACCACCGCCGCCTGCCGCGCCTGGTCCTCGCGGATCGAGGCGTGCTTGGCCAGCACATGCGCCATCTCATGGCTCAGCACCGAGGACAGTTCCGAGGTGTCGCTGGCGAGCGCTACCAGTCCTCGCGTCACATAAAGCTGGCCGGTCGGCAGCGCGAAGGCGTTGACCGCGCCTGAATTGAGGATAGTCACGCGGTAGGCCTGGTCGGGGCGGTCGGACGCCGCAACCAGCCGGTCGACGGTCTTGCCGATCAGGGTCGCAAGTTTCGGGTCATCATAGGCGCCG belongs to Bradyrhizobium icense and includes:
- a CDS encoding helicase-related protein yields the protein MAFSPSTFATDRAPGAGVTAVLGPTNTGKTHLAIERMLAHSSGVIGLPLRLLAREVYNKIADRAGTEAVALVTGEEKIKPKNPRYWVSTVEAMPRDLDVSFLAVDEIQIAADLERGHVFTDRILHRRGRDETLLLGAATMRPIIERLLPGASIVTRPRLSQLEFAGDRKITRQPRRTAIVAFSADEVYAIAELIRRQHGGAAVVLGSLSPRTRNAQVAMFQNGDVDYLVATDAVGMGLNLDVDHVAFASDRKYDGYQFRRLNPAEFAQIAGRAGRATRNGTFGTTGRCAPFEPELVNALQNHTFDSVKMLQWRNSRLDFSSLGALQVSLALPPGHDALTRAPIAEDLRVLDHAARDGEVREMAHGASAVERLWDACQIPDYRKIAPAAHAELVTTLYAFLMQKGRIPDAWFAAQVDQADRVTGDIDTLSGRIAQIRTWTFVANRPDWLSDPDHWQGITREVENKLSDALHERLTERFVDRRTSVLMRRLRENSVLNTEIGKTGEVIVEGHTIGRLDGFTFAPDAAEAGSDAKALQAAAQQVLASEIDARAGKLGAAPDDQFVLTSDGTIRWTGDAVAKLVAADDALHPRIRIIADERLSGASREAVQTRLDLWLKTHIEKLLGPLFGLSKAEDITGIGRGIAFQLVEALGVLERSKIASEMKDLDQASRASLRKYGVRFGAYHIYFPGLLKPAARALASLLWAEKQDNVDMSALSGAQHLASSGRTSFPVDKQLARDAYRVLGYRQCGERAVRVDILERLADLIRPALAWRETSPGEKPAGAFDGRGFVVTQAMTSLTGSAGEDFASILRALGYRMDRRPPLPPKPAPEVIVETVSAEMPPVEAAAETTTQTPAEEVAAEVPVSSEPVSSASLLPEVSLAPAASEEPAAAAEAAPAETTPAEAAILDAPPEQEPGEAISAAEAAAEPETASEAPAEAEAPAESAEAKPETEAKSETETTPEAKSETPAEPALVEVWRPGGRSDERRPHHDRNRQRHHRAGEGAQAASGEGEGAPREQRHRRGRRHGEFRKPREGAPADATATPAVEGAPAAEARQDRPQRERFEGKGRDREERRDKFDRNKGERKGGRDKGERGGRDFGGRDKGGRDKRDSGPSHRQWATSASPRDRDRPVDPNSPFAKLAALKEQLAGRKE
- a CDS encoding RNA-binding S4 domain-containing protein, with the translated sequence MERQRLDKWLWHARVVKARTSAAALVEAGHVRINGVREMAPGHSVKVGDVLTIGLDRTVRILKVVGFSERRGDAAAARVLYDDLQNDKQ
- a CDS encoding CarD family transcriptional regulator — encoded protein: MPEKTAKTAAKATGSKTTASKVAAKAPVKTPVKAAPPKAVAPKAPAKPVAAAPRVEEPKKVVTQRQGFKANEFVVYPAHGVGQILAIEEQEIAGAKLELFVINFMKDKMTLRVPTAKVANVGMRKLSEPALVKKALETLKGRARVKRTMWSRRAQEYEAKINSGDIVAIAEVVRDLYRSESQPEQSYSERQLYEAALDRLSREIAVVQHSTETEAVKEIESQLAKSPRRGAKAEATESDAEADEADVDGDDAAVADEAA
- a CDS encoding M48 family metalloprotease, coding for MRDEIIDPGRVVILEADLTYRAERREGTTGCRLLAAPALLCAALILSSCGNLGKIETAAPTVPSPKPSRTVAQTPASEREHERILASYGGAYDDPKLATLIGKTVDRLVAASDRPDQAYRVTILNSGAVNAFALPTGQLYVTRGLVALASDTSELSSVLSHEMAHVLAKHASIREDQARQAAVVTRVVTDMSNDPDLTALALAKTKLTMASFSRQQEFEADGIGVSIAARARFDPYGAARFLAAMERNAALKVGKTSLDPRAQDFLSSHPATPERVQNAQASARQYTSPQGGERDRETYLAAIDNIVYGEDPSEGFVRGRRFLHPKLGFTFAAPETFTLDNTAQAVIGVREGGTQAMRFDVVRVPAEQSLSDYLNSGWMEGVDKGSTEDLMINGFPVASASANGDQWQFKVYALRYGSDVYRFIFAAKQRNTESERNARETVNSFRRLTLEEIQAARPLRIKVITVQPGDTVESLSHRMTGVDRPAERFRILNGLDQHAQVKPRDRVKIVVD
- the fdxA gene encoding ferredoxin FdxA, with protein sequence MTYVVTEACIKCKYTDCVEVCPVDCFYEGENMLVIHPDECIDCGVCEPECPADAIKPDTEPGLEKWLEVNTEYAKSWPNITQKKDAPPDAKEFEGVEGKFEKYFSKEPGAGD